The genomic DNA TGTCACCGACGAGATCATTGCCATGTGCGCCGATGTGGCCGGAGTGAGCGCCAAAAAGGCCGAGCGCATGATCATCCTCGGCCTCAAGGATATGGCGGGCGTGTGCCCGCCCCGGTTCATGCGCGATTTGATCGGGGCCATCCGGGCCAAGTACCCGGAACTGGTCATCCATAGCCATCGCCATTATACTGATGGCCTGTTCGTGCCCACCATGGGGGCGGCAGCCGAGGCCGGAGCGCACATCGTGGATGTTGCCGTGGGGGCGGCCGTGCGTTGGTACGGTCAGGGAGAGGTGCTTTCCACCGCTGCTTACATTGAGGACGAGATCGGCCTGAAGACCCATCTCGACAAGGACATGATCCGCTCCACCAATTTCCTGCTCAAGCAGGTCATGCCCTATTACGACCGCTATACTGCACCGTATTTTCAGGGTATCGATCACGATGTTGTCCGCCATGGCATGCCCGGCGGGGCCACATCGTCCTCTCAGGAGGGGGCGCTCAAGCAGGGCTACATCAGGCTTTTGCCCTACATGCTCAAGTTCCTTGAAGGGACGCGCAAGGTGGTTCGATACCACGATGTCACTCCGGGTTCGCAGATCACCTGGAACACCGCCTTCCTGGCCGTGACCGGCGCATACAAGCGTGGCGGAGAGCGCGAGGTGCGTCGCCTGCTCAACGTCCTTGATATCGTCAACCTTTGCAACGAGGCGGACCTGACCGATCTTGAGCGCGAGGCCCGGCTTGATCTCTATCGCGACTCAAACGACGCTTTCCGCAACCTGTTGCTCGGCAAGTTCGGCAAGCTGCCGCTGGGTTTCCCGGCCGACTGGGTCTACCAGTCCGCCTTTGGCAAGGGATGGGAGACCGCCATTGCCGAGCGCACCGAGGCTTCGCCGCTGACCACGCTGGAAGATGTGGATCTCGCCGCAGAGCGCGAGGCGCTTCAGGCCCGGCTGCATCGTCAGCCCACCGAGGAAGAGTTCATCATGTATCTCAACCATCCGGGTGACGCCATCAACACCATCGAGTTCTGCGAGAAGTACGGCAACGTCAACAACCTGCCCGTGGATGTCTGGTTCGAGGGGCTGGAAAAAGGGGTGGTGCTCAACTTCCAGGGCAACTGCCGCAAGCCGCATATCATGCGCATCCTCGACATCTCCGAGCCTGACGAGAACGGCATGGCCGTGGTTCGCTATGTGCTCGACTCGGAGATCATGAGCCATCAGGTCCGGGTGACAGAGCCCGAGGTGGGCGGCAAGGAACGCAGCGAGATGGCCGATCCCTCCAACATCTACCATGTTGGTTCGCCTAGCAACGGCGACCTCTGGGTGACACATGTGCGGCCCGGTGACAGGGTCAGGGTGGGCGAGGAACTTTTCAACATCTCCATCATGAAGCAGGAGAAGTCCGTGCTTGCGCCCATAGACGGCGTGGTCCGTCGGGTCATCAAGTCCGCCAACTACACCGAGGACCGAAAAATGGTTCCTGTGGTCGAAGGCGAGTTGCTTGTGGTGCTCGGCCCATCGGCCGGAGTATGCCCCACATGCAAGTTCGAGGTTCCCGGCGAGGAGTGCAATTTCTGCCCCAACTGCGGACAGAAGATGTAGAGAGCGTCTCCCCTGCGGGAAGCAGGGGGGCTGTGCGGCAAGATGATAAATGCGGCCCGTTTCAGCCCTGTATCATTGACGGGGTGGGGGATTACCCTGTAAGCGGGTAGTCCAGGACAAAATCGGGATTGCTCTTTGATTGTTCACTAATCATCAGCAGGGAGCCGTGGGCCTCGGATCGGGGGGAATTGGGATTTCGTCCCGAACCGCACGGACTTTCCAGGAGGAAGAAATGGCCAAGACCCAGAAAAAGCCCGCCCAGAAGGCTGAAAACGCCAAGGCCGCCAATACGGGGGCAAACACTGAGAGTCTCAAAGAGAAGTTGGTTCTCAACGGTGCCGAGATCACACAGATTGGCGAAGAGGCCGAGCTTCTCGTCGGCGGCAAGAACTACAACACCGCCATAATCAGTCAGGTCCAGGGCATCAGGGCTCCGGAGTTCCGGGCCATTTCCTCGCACGCTTTCCATATCATCCTTGACGAAACCAAGGTCAACGCGGCCGTGGTGCGCTCCACCGTGGACAAGGAATACAACCAGGTGGACTGGCACTCGGACGAGGTCAACCAGGATTCTGAATTCCTTCAGAAATTCGTTCGTCGCGTGGGTCGCAAGATCCGCGAGCAGTCTGCCAAACAATCCGGCACACCCATCAAGCTGCGCACCTTCATCAACAACGTGGTCGAGGGTTTTGCCACTTCGCCGGAAGGCATCGATCAGCTGCGCAAGCGTTCTGTGCTGGTCCAGTCCGCCATTTTGTCCGTCGAGGTGCCTGAGGCCATCGGCGGCGAGGTCAAGGACGCCTACCAGTCCATCTGCAAGGAGGCGGGCATGGACGATGTGCCCGTGGCCGTGCGCTCTTCGGCCGCAGGCGAAGACAGCCGCAAAAAGGCGTTTGCCGGGCTTCAGGATACCTACCTGAACATCGTCGGAGCCGACGAGTGCCTCGAAGCCTATCATTGGGACTGTGCCTCTGCCTACAACCTGCGTTCCATGACCTACCGCCGCGAGGCGATCCTCGACGCCATCACCAAGGCCGAGGAGACCGGCAACGATTCCATTGCCGAGACCGCCAAAAAGGAATGGGCCATCGAACACACTTCCCTTTCGGTCTGCATCATGCGCATGATCAACCCGGTCATCTCGGGTACGGCCTTCAGCGCCGACACTGCCACCGGCTGCCGGGGTACGGACCGCAACGACCTTGTCTCCATCGATGCCAGTTATGGCCTGGGAGAGGCCGTGGTGGGTGGCATGGTCACCCCGGACAAGTTCTACGTCTTCCAGCGCGACGGCAATCGTGAAGTGGTCATTCGCTACATGGGCTGCAAGGAAAAGAAGATTGTCTACAAGGAAGACGGCAGTGGCACCCATGTGGTGAAAGTGCCGGACAACGAGGTTACGCGCTGGGCGCTTTCCATCGCCCAGGCCGAGATGGTGGCTCATGGCGTTCGTGCCATTTCCAAAGCCTACGGTGACATGATTATGGACACCGAGTTCTGCATCGACAAGACCGACAGGCTCTGGTTCGTGCAGGCGCGTCCGGAAACCCGCTGGAACGAGGAGCTGGAACAGCACCCGGACACCATTTTCATGCGTCGCCTTGAGGTGGACAAGAAGGCCATTGATTCGGCCGAGGTCATCCTTGAAGGCAACGGCGCATCGCGGGGAGCAGGGCAGGGCACGGTCAAATATCTGCGTTCGGCCTTGGAATTGAACAAGATCAACAAGGGCGATATCCTGGCAGCCGAACGGACGGACCCGGACATGGTTCCGGGCATGCGTATCGCCTCGGCCATCCTGGCCGACGTGGGCGGCGACACCAGCCATGCGGCCATCACCTCGCGTGAGCTGGGCATTCCGGCCGTCATCGGCATCCAGCGGCTTGAGGCTCTGCGCTCCCTTGACGGCCAGCAGATCACGGTGGACGGCTCGGGCGGCAAGGTCTATCGCGGCGAACTTCCCCTGGTGCAGGTGGGCGGCGAGATCAATCTTGCCGAGCTGCCAGCCACCAAGACCAAAGTGGGCCTCATCCTGGCCGACGTGGGGCAGGCCCTTTTTCTTTCCCGCTTGCGCACCGTGCCCGATTTCGAGATCGGTCTGCTGCGCGCCGAGTTCATGCTCGGCAACATCGGTGTCCATCCCATGGCCCTTGAAGCCTATGACAAGGATACCCTCAACGATTTGGTCGAGGAAAAGATCCAGCAGATGGACAGCCATCTGACCAAGGCGATGAAGGATCAGCTCGCCGCCGGGCTGATTCGGATGCCACTGAAGCTGCGCGAGTACGTCGGGTTGATTACCGGCCTTTCCGGCAGGATGGATTCCCTGGCCGAGCAGGAAGGTGCGCGCAGCACCGACGAGGTGCTGGCCATGCACCGCAAGCTGCGCGAGATGGACCACAAGCTCGACGAACACATCTCCTATGCCACCGACCGTCTGGACGTGCTCAAGACCTCCATTGACCTGGAGGCCCATGTGGCGGTCATCCTCGGCTACCATGACATGCTCGAACCCATGCCCGAGCCGCGCAGCGAGGCGTGGAAAACCCGCCAGGAACACGAGCAGATTGTGGCCGAGTATGTCAAACGACTCAAGGATAATCCCGAGATCGTGGCCTATCTCGATCAGGTGACGGCCCTTCGCGAGGAGGTAGCCCTCAAGATGGGGCTCAAGTCCGAGATGGACGAGGTGGCCACGCTGCCCGAGCGCATCCGCAATCTGCTTGAGGCCCGCGGTTACACCTCGGGCAAGGAAAACTACATTCAGACCCTGGCCCAGGGGCTGGCCCTCTTTGCCATGGCCTTTTACGGCAGCACCATCGTCTACCGTACCACGGACTTCAAGTCCAACGAGTATCGCAACTTGCTGGGCGGCCTGCTCTTTGAGGCGCACGAGGACAACCCCATGATCGGCTACCGGGGCGTGTCGCGCAACATCCACGACTGGGAGCTGGAGGCCTTCAAATTGGCTCGGGGCATCTACGGTGGCAAGAATCTGAGCATCATGTTCCCCTTCGTGCGTACGCTGGAAGAGGCCAGGAGCATGAAGCGCTATCTCAAGCAGGTCCACAACCTGGAATCCGGCCGTGACAATCTCAAGGTCATCCTCATGGCCGAGATTCCGAGCAACGCCATCTTGTGCAAGGAGTTCCTGCAGGAAGTGGACGGTTTCTCCATCGGTTCCAACGACATGACTCAGATGGTGCTGGCCACTGACCGTGACAACGCGAGCCTTCAGCACATCTACGACGAGGAGGATCCGGCAGTGGTCTGGGCCATTCTCGCGGCCATTTTCGCCGGCCAGAAGGCGGGGAAAAAGGTGGGCTTCTGCGGCCAGGGCGTGAGCAACAGTGTCATCTTGCGCGGACTTGTGACTGTGGCCGGCATCGTGTCCGCCTCTGTGGTGCCCGACACCTATCGGCAGACCAAGTTCGATATGGCCGCTGTCGAGGCCGAAAACATCAAGACCCGTGATCTGGGCAAATGGCTCAAGCAGCAGCACATGGATCGGTTGCGCAAACTGCTTGAAGCCAACAGCTACGGACACATTCTCAAGAAGTACAAGTCCCCCGAGGACTTCATGGAGTGGTACGAGGGCGAGCTGGATCGTTTCAGCGAGCAGCTTCGCGAGCACATGGAGACGCCCAAGGAGGAGTTTTATCGTCAGGAAATGGAGCAGTTCCGCAGCATGTTCCATAAGCCCGTCATCTATGCCAGCTGGGATTGGCATCATACCGTGGAGGATGCCATGCGCCACGCTGGCTTCGTCTCCTTTGAAGAGCAGGAAGAAGCCCTGGAGGTACAGCGGGCCAAGAGCTGGTAACAGCTCGGCAATAGAAAGCAAAAGCCCCCGTCACCATGTGGCGGGGGCTTCTTTGTCTTTGGGCGTCTGGCTCAGAAGGTCCGGGCGATCTCAAGGGCCTTTTCGATGGCCCGGGCTTTGGAGGCGTCGCGAAGTTCGTCCCCGGCCAGAGTGGGCTGCACAGCCACGCTTTTCACGTTGGTGATGCCTATGAAGCCGAGGTAGAAGGTCATGTAGTCTTCCTGGAAATTGTAGGGCGAGCCCTCGGGGTAGTCGCCGCCCCGGGCGTAGGCGATGAAGGCAGGGGCGTTGACCAACCCCTTGTAGCCACCGCCCTCGGGTACGAAGGTATAGGTGGGCTGGGCCACGATGTCCATGTAGTGCTTGAGCCGGTAGGGCAGGGAGAAGTTCCACATGGGGATGGCGAAGACATACTTGTCTGCGCTCTTGAAGTCGGCGATGACCGTCTCCACCGAGTTCCACGCCTTTTTGTCCGCTTCGGAGAAGGGACGGCCGTGCATGATGTTGTACTTGCCCGTCAATGTCGGCCCGTCCAGAGGGGGCAGATCCATGGCAAAGAGATCGCGCACCAATATTTCTACTCCTGGATCAGCGGTGCGGCACGCCTTGATGAAGCGGTCGGCCACGGCAATGGAATGGGAGCGTGCGTCCCTGGGGGATGCCTTGATGTACATGATTTTGGTCACAGGGAAATCTCCTTGGGTAGGGTGTCAGACAGTCAGGTCTGCCACGGCGCCGCGGCCACTCATGATGGTGTTGTTGACCGCTTGCGCTGTGTCGGGGTCGGTGCCGGTGGAGCCGAAATCCGTCCCTGAGCCGAAGAATTCGCTGGTGCGAGAAGCCACCTCTGCCCCGGCTATCGCCTGCTCGGAAGTGTCCGGCCCGATGCGATTTGCTGCGGACAGAACGGTGCTTGTGGATTCCTTGACTGTCTCTGCGCCGCGCATCAGGTTTTCAGTCAGCGCGGACACGGACTCGGTGGAAATGCTCATGCCGGACATGGCGGCCTCCGGTGTTGGGTGTCCTGATGACAATATGCCTGATGCGGACGTGACTGGCAAGCCAATGAGAAAAAGGCAATTCAGGAGCGCCTCTGCCCGCCAATGGCGGGGAGGGGGCGGAAGGCGTTGTGATCGTCTTGGGCTAGAATCGGGTGTCGAGGAAGCCCCGCTCCAGGTTCTCCAGAGATTTGGAAAGCTTGATCATGTCATCGCTCGGGATTTTGCGAATGGTTTTTCCCTCTCCGTTGACGATCTCGACCTGGATGGTGTCATTTTCTTCAATGATATTGAACTTGAGCTTGACGTTGTTGGCTTCGAGCGTCTTTTCCATTTCAGCGGCCAGGATGGCCACCTCCTCTCTGGAAAGGGGGGTGTGCTTTTCGTTAATGCCGTTGAGGGGGTGCGGCGTTTCTTTGCTCCCCGGATCGCGGGCAGGGGACGTGACCGCTGCCCTGGCGGGGGCAACGCCCTCCAAGCGGGGCTCGCGCTCCCTTGATATTGCGGAGAAATTCATGGTCTCCCTCCCTGGTGTTGCACGAATACTCCTGGCCTACAGCTTCTGTCTCAACTTCTGTATCGTCATTTTTTTGATAATCTTTAGGGATCTGGATTTAGGTGGAGCGGGCATAATCATTGACGGCCCAGAAAAATTGAAATACCCTTTGAAGAGTTGTAAAAGTGTGTCAATCTCGTGAGTTGCGGCTCGTTATTTGCGAGCCACTCCCTTTTTGTCAATGGGTCCGCCCAGGGTCGCAATGCCGTATTGGCTCAAACATCATTTCAATCCCCATCAGGATCAGCAAGTCCTCAGACCTGAGCGCCAGGACGACGGCAGCGTCGATCATTATGAGCTGAACTTCGTGCAGAGTGTCGAGGCCGGGGATGTCATCGCTCAGTGGATGGATCTGGCCGACATGCCCGAAGGGCAGGCAGATCCGCGATTCGTTTTTGATGACAAGGTCTTTCCCGCAGGCAAGGGGACGGGCATCAAGCGAGCCAGTCCTGACAAGCTTTTTGCGGCGGTGAACGGATACGTGTGCTACCGTGACGGAAAGATCGTGGTCCTCGACACCCTGACCTTGCCTTCCGAAGTGGATTTTCGCACCGGAAACATCAACTTTATCGGTAACGTGATCATCGGAGGTTCTGCGCGGGGCGGGTTTGTGGTCCGGGGACGCGATGTCACCATACAGGGCCAGGTCGAAGGAGCCCGGGTGGAGGCCCTGCGCGGCCTTAACTGCCGGGGTGGCGTCAAGGGCGGCAAGACTGCCTTTCTCGAATCCGGGCGGACCATGAAGCTGGCCTTCTGCGAATATGCCACCATCAAGGCCGGTGAGGATATTCTGGTCAAGGGTGCTCTCATGCACAGCGACGTGTATGCGGGCCGCAGACTGGCTGTGGGCGGCAGGCTTACCGGCGGCCGCATCCACTGCCACGAGTATGTCTACGTGGGAGAGCAGCTGGGAGGCGGCTTGGACACAGACACCTCGCTGGTGGTGGGGTATGACCCCGGACTGCTTTTTGCCGACGCTGAATACGACAGGCGCATCGCCGCTCTGCTTGAAGAGATGGCCGCCTGCGAAAAATCCATCAAGCGGGGAGAAAACCCCCAACAGTGCGGGATACGGCTTGCCTCGGTCAATCGCGAACTCGACCTTCTCAAGACACTCAAGGTCAAGCTTTGGGAGGGCATCCGGGGGACCGGACAGGTGGACAGGTGCCGGATTCTTGTGCCCGGAGTGGTAAGACCCGGCGTGGAGATCAGTATCGGTTCGGCCTTTCTGAAGGTGGACGACTATCTTGAAGACGTGTTCTTTTACCATGAGAACGATGAGGTCAGGATTGGCGCATCGGCTCACAAATTCATGAAATAAGAGACGGTATGGACATCGCAACGCTGATTGGCCTGCTCGGTGCGTTCGGGCTTGTTTTGACCGCCATCTTTATGGGTGGCAATGCTGCAGGATTCATCGATATTCCCTCTGTGGCGGTGGTCATCGGCGGGACATTTGCGGTGACCTTTGTCATGTTTCCCTTGAGCGTGGTCATCGGCACCATCAAGGTGGGGTTGAAGACTTTGCTGTTCAAGTCCAACGACCCACAGGAGATTATCCGCCTCATTTCCTCCCTGGCAGACACTGCCCGCAAACAGAGCCTCGTGTCCCTGGAGAAGGTGCCCATTGAAGATCCTTTCCTCAAAAAGGGCGTCATGCTGGTTGTTGACGGGTCGAGCGAGACCCTGGTCCGGTCGGTCATGGAGATTGAGCTTGAGTTCATGAAGCAACGGCACCGGCAGGGGCAATCCGTGTTCCGGGGCATGGGCACCATGGCCCCGGCCTTTGGCATGATCGGTACCTTGATCGGACTGGTGAACATGCTCTCCAATCTTTCCGATCCTTCCTCCATCGGCCCGGCCATGGCCGTGGCGCTGCTGACGACCTTTTATGGCGCGGTATTGGCCAACTGCGTGTTCCTGCCCATGGCCACCAAGCTGGAGGAGCGCTCGGCCGAGGATTGTCTGTTCATGCAGATCATGATCGAAGGTGTGGCCTCGCTTCAGCGGGGGGACCATCCCAGCGTGGTCCGGGAAAAGCTTCAGGCATTCCTGGCACCCGCCATGCGCGAGCAGACCTGACCGGGCCGATGGACCCGGTGCGGCCAGTGGTCCACAGGTCAAACCCTGATTCATGGCAAGACAACAGCGGGCACGGTAGGCAATGGCCAGAAAAGAAGAACCCGTCATCAGGCGAAAGCCGCTGCATGAACCGTCTCCGGCTCCGGGGTTGCCGCCGTGGATGGCAACCTTTGCGGATATGATGACCTTGCTTTTGTGCTTTTTCGTACTTTTGCTCTCCTTTGCCGAGCAGAGCGAGCAAAAGTATCGCGATGCCCTCGGGTCCATTCGGGGGGCATTTGGCGTCAGGGAGTTGCGCACGGTTTCGGACACCATGGCCCGGTTCGATACCAGCCAGTCCGCCAGGGAGATGGTGGACCGCATTTCCCCGGACGACAGACTCTTGCTCGGCGTGATCATGCGTATCAAGTCCCTGATGGAAAACGAGGATCGGATGATCCAGGAAGGCACCGGGGTAAGCGCGGACCGCGACGGCGTGGTTTTCGGCGCGGACTCGGCCGTACTGTTTCGTCCAGGGACGGCGGAGCTGGCACCCGGGGCCGACAGGGTGCTCGACAAGGTCATTGATGTGCTCAGGGAATACAAGCTCAGTCTTGTGGTGCGAGGCCATACCGATGACAGACCCATCGCGACCGCAAAGTTTCCTTCCAATTGGGAGTTGTCTTCAGCCCGGGCGGCCGTGGCTTTGGATTACATCCTGCGCAAGGGCGGCATCGACATCAACCGCGCCAAGGCCGTGGGCTACGCCGACACGCGGCCCGCTGTGCCCAACGACTCTGACGAGCACCGTCTGAAGAACCAGCGCGTGGAATTCTATTTGCACATGCCCCAGCGCGACGCTTGGTAGTAGACGGAAAGACATGCCCAAAAAGATCGACAGTCAGCCGTCGCCCCAGGAAGGCGTCAAAACCGCTCTGCCTAAAAAAGAGCCGGGTATTCCTCCTTGGATGGCTACCTTTGCCGACATGGTGACGCTGCTTTTGTGCTTTTTTGTTCTCCTGCTTTCCTTCACCAATATGGACATCACCAACTTCCGTTTGCTCATGGGCTCCATCCAGCAGGCGCTGGGAGTTCAGGAGGAGGATAGCGGCGCCCTGTCTGCGCCTTTTGTCGACGCCTCCTTCGCCGAACGCCGCAGCGTACGCGAGAATCGGGAGATCGTGGAGGTGGGCGCTCGGCTCAGGGATTTCATCCGGGCCAGGGATCTGACCCACATGGCCCGGGTCAGCGCGGACAAGTCCGGGGTCATGCTCCGCTTCGACAACAGCGCCGTGTTTCGCGAAGGGTCGGCAGAATTGACGCCCCGGGCGCACGAGGCGTTGGCCGCAGTCATCGCCGGAATGGAGAACAGGAATTTCAACCTGGTCATTCGCGGCCATACCGACGGCGAATCGCCTGAAGCCGGTCCGTATGCTTCCAACTGGGAACTCTCGGCCGCTCGAGCCGCTGCCTGTCTGCGCTTTATCCTCGAAAATTCCGACATCCCCGCCAGGCGCATGAAGGCGGTGGGCTATGCGAGCGCAAAACCGCTGGTGCCGGGCATTTCTGAGGAGAACAGGCGGATCAACAGGCGTGTGGAATTCTTTTACATTCCCGTTGGGCGCACCGACTGGTAGGAATGCCCCAGGCTCAGAGGGGCAGCCTGTCGATCAGCCTGGCCAGTTCGTGGAAAGTGGCTGGCTTGGAAAGGTAGTCGGTCATCCCCGCCTCAAGGAAGGCGTCCCTGTCCTTGGGCATGGCATGAGCCGTGATGGCCACCACGGGTATGTCGGAGACATCGGCCAGCTCCGGTGCGGTGCGGATGCGTCTTGTCGCTTCCATACCATCCATCTCGGGCATCTGGATGTCCATGAAAATACAGTCGAACCGCGATCCTTCAAGGAGTTCGAGGGCCATTCTGCCGTTGTCGGCGCAGGTGACGTGGTGCCCCAGCTTTTCAAGCATTCTGCTGATGGCCAGCTGATTGACGCGATCGTCCTCCACCAGGAGGATGGACAGGCCGCTGCGCTCGGGCATGGTTTGCTCGTTCATGCGCCGTGTTTGCGGTACGCTTCCTTTTGCGGGCAACCCCAGGCGAAGCGTCACATACATGGTGGTGCCCGATCCCTCTTCGCTGTCCACGGTGATGCTGCCGTGCATGGAGCCCACAAGGCTGCGGACGATGCCAAGACCGAGTCCGGTCCCTTGATACTGGCGCGTGAAAGTGCCATCCACCTGGGTGAAGGACTCAAAGACATAGTCGAGCTTGTCCGGGGGAATGCCGATGCCCGTGTCTTCGACTATGAGGAGTACGTCCACGGTTCCGTCGTCGCGCCGCTTGGGCAGAGTGCCCGCCCAGACGCGGATATGTCCCTGGTCGGTGAACTTGACCGAGTTGCCTACCAGGTTGAACAGGATTTGGCGGATGCGCACCTCGTCGCCCACCAGGATAGGCGGAAATTCCGACTCTGTTTCAATGGTCAGTTCAATGCTCTTAGACTTGGCGTTGTGCCTGAAGAAGCGGTAGATGGTGTTGAGCACCTCGTGGGTCGGGAAGGGCTGGCTGTTCAGGGTCAGTTTGCCGGCCTCGATCTGGGCGATGTTCAGGATATCGTTGATGACGTTGAGCAGCACCTTGCTCGAACTGATGGCCGTGTCGATGTACTCCGCCTGCTCTCGGGTCAGCCGTGACTCCCGCGTGAGCTGAAGCATGCCCAGAATGCCGCTGAGGGGGGTGCGCAACTCGTGGCTGATGTTGGTCAGGAACTCGGTCTTGCTCTTGCTGGCCGCTTCGGCGTTCTGCTTGGCTTCCAGCAGGGCGTGTTGCTCGGCCTTGTGTCCGGTGATGTCCTCGGCCATGCCCGCCAGGCGGACTCTGACCCCGTGCTGGTCGTGGATGGGGAAGGCCCGTGCACGAATCCAGCGCTCTCGACCATCAGACAGGACTATCTGAAATTCTTCATCGACTTCAAAGCCTTCCAGGCGGAGCGTGTTGAACGCCTCAACCACGGCCAAGCGGTGAGCCGGTTTGATGGAGAGGAAAAATGATTCGGGGTTGTCGATGAGCGATTGCCGAGGGCGTCCCCAGACGGTTTCATAGGTCGGACTGACATAGATGACGCTGTCGTCTGCCAGATCGCTGATCCAGTAAACTTCGCGAATGGTTTCTACCAATTGCCTGAAGCGGGCCTCACTTTCCCTGATTTCGTTTTCGCG from Pseudodesulfovibrio alkaliphilus includes the following:
- a CDS encoding PEP/pyruvate-binding domain-containing protein, whose amino-acid sequence is MAKTQKKPAQKAENAKAANTGANTESLKEKLVLNGAEITQIGEEAELLVGGKNYNTAIISQVQGIRAPEFRAISSHAFHIILDETKVNAAVVRSTVDKEYNQVDWHSDEVNQDSEFLQKFVRRVGRKIREQSAKQSGTPIKLRTFINNVVEGFATSPEGIDQLRKRSVLVQSAILSVEVPEAIGGEVKDAYQSICKEAGMDDVPVAVRSSAAGEDSRKKAFAGLQDTYLNIVGADECLEAYHWDCASAYNLRSMTYRREAILDAITKAEETGNDSIAETAKKEWAIEHTSLSVCIMRMINPVISGTAFSADTATGCRGTDRNDLVSIDASYGLGEAVVGGMVTPDKFYVFQRDGNREVVIRYMGCKEKKIVYKEDGSGTHVVKVPDNEVTRWALSIAQAEMVAHGVRAISKAYGDMIMDTEFCIDKTDRLWFVQARPETRWNEELEQHPDTIFMRRLEVDKKAIDSAEVILEGNGASRGAGQGTVKYLRSALELNKINKGDILAAERTDPDMVPGMRIASAILADVGGDTSHAAITSRELGIPAVIGIQRLEALRSLDGQQITVDGSGGKVYRGELPLVQVGGEINLAELPATKTKVGLILADVGQALFLSRLRTVPDFEIGLLRAEFMLGNIGVHPMALEAYDKDTLNDLVEEKIQQMDSHLTKAMKDQLAAGLIRMPLKLREYVGLITGLSGRMDSLAEQEGARSTDEVLAMHRKLREMDHKLDEHISYATDRLDVLKTSIDLEAHVAVILGYHDMLEPMPEPRSEAWKTRQEHEQIVAEYVKRLKDNPEIVAYLDQVTALREEVALKMGLKSEMDEVATLPERIRNLLEARGYTSGKENYIQTLAQGLALFAMAFYGSTIVYRTTDFKSNEYRNLLGGLLFEAHEDNPMIGYRGVSRNIHDWELEAFKLARGIYGGKNLSIMFPFVRTLEEARSMKRYLKQVHNLESGRDNLKVILMAEIPSNAILCKEFLQEVDGFSIGSNDMTQMVLATDRDNASLQHIYDEEDPAVVWAILAAIFAGQKAGKKVGFCGQGVSNSVILRGLVTVAGIVSASVVPDTYRQTKFDMAAVEAENIKTRDLGKWLKQQHMDRLRKLLEANSYGHILKKYKSPEDFMEWYEGELDRFSEQLREHMETPKEEFYRQEMEQFRSMFHKPVIYASWDWHHTVEDAMRHAGFVSFEEQEEALEVQRAKSW
- a CDS encoding flagellar motor protein MotB, with protein sequence MPKKIDSQPSPQEGVKTALPKKEPGIPPWMATFADMVTLLLCFFVLLLSFTNMDITNFRLLMGSIQQALGVQEEDSGALSAPFVDASFAERRSVRENREIVEVGARLRDFIRARDLTHMARVSADKSGVMLRFDNSAVFREGSAELTPRAHEALAAVIAGMENRNFNLVIRGHTDGESPEAGPYASNWELSAARAAACLRFILENSDIPARRMKAVGYASAKPLVPGISEENRRINRRVEFFYIPVGRTDW
- a CDS encoding motility protein A translates to MDIATLIGLLGAFGLVLTAIFMGGNAAGFIDIPSVAVVIGGTFAVTFVMFPLSVVIGTIKVGLKTLLFKSNDPQEIIRLISSLADTARKQSLVSLEKVPIEDPFLKKGVMLVVDGSSETLVRSVMEIELEFMKQRHRQGQSVFRGMGTMAPAFGMIGTLIGLVNMLSNLSDPSSIGPAMAVALLTTFYGAVLANCVFLPMATKLEERSAEDCLFMQIMIEGVASLQRGDHPSVVREKLQAFLAPAMREQT
- a CDS encoding flagellar protein FlaG, encoding MNFSAISREREPRLEGVAPARAAVTSPARDPGSKETPHPLNGINEKHTPLSREEVAILAAEMEKTLEANNVKLKFNIIEENDTIQVEIVNGEGKTIRKIPSDDMIKLSKSLENLERGFLDTRF
- a CDS encoding FapA family protein is translated as MPYWLKHHFNPHQDQQVLRPERQDDGSVDHYELNFVQSVEAGDVIAQWMDLADMPEGQADPRFVFDDKVFPAGKGTGIKRASPDKLFAAVNGYVCYRDGKIVVLDTLTLPSEVDFRTGNINFIGNVIIGGSARGGFVVRGRDVTIQGQVEGARVEALRGLNCRGGVKGGKTAFLESGRTMKLAFCEYATIKAGEDILVKGALMHSDVYAGRRLAVGGRLTGGRIHCHEYVYVGEQLGGGLDTDTSLVVGYDPGLLFADAEYDRRIAALLEEMAACEKSIKRGENPQQCGIRLASVNRELDLLKTLKVKLWEGIRGTGQVDRCRILVPGVVRPGVEISIGSAFLKVDDYLEDVFFYHENDEVRIGASAHKFMK
- a CDS encoding flagellar motor protein MotB; translated protein: MARKEEPVIRRKPLHEPSPAPGLPPWMATFADMMTLLLCFFVLLLSFAEQSEQKYRDALGSIRGAFGVRELRTVSDTMARFDTSQSAREMVDRISPDDRLLLGVIMRIKSLMENEDRMIQEGTGVSADRDGVVFGADSAVLFRPGTAELAPGADRVLDKVIDVLREYKLSLVVRGHTDDRPIATAKFPSNWELSSARAAVALDYILRKGGIDINRAKAVGYADTRPAVPNDSDEHRLKNQRVEFYLHMPQRDAW
- a CDS encoding FMN-dependent NADH-azoreductase, giving the protein MTKIMYIKASPRDARSHSIAVADRFIKACRTADPGVEILVRDLFAMDLPPLDGPTLTGKYNIMHGRPFSEADKKAWNSVETVIADFKSADKYVFAIPMWNFSLPYRLKHYMDIVAQPTYTFVPEGGGYKGLVNAPAFIAYARGGDYPEGSPYNFQEDYMTFYLGFIGITNVKSVAVQPTLAGDELRDASKARAIEKALEIARTF